Genomic segment of Bacteroidota bacterium:
GCCGTGAATTTGCACAGCTATTGAGCCGCTGCGCCCCAGCAACTGCCGTACATTCTCCCGGTCGTATTTGGGATGTGCAAACGTTGACCCGTTGAAATCAGCAATGAGCGTATCATTGATCCATGTTTTGATGATCGGGTAATCGCCAACACAAACCACGCGCACCCGATTCCAGTCGTCAATTTTCCACGCGTTAATCCACTCATCTGCCGTACAGGCGTGTGAAATGGGCGCCTCTGCATACGCGTCATGCGCCACGCTATCAAAGCCGACCAGTTTGCCGGCTGCGTCTTTTTTGCTGCGTAAACTAAAAGAACGCGTATTAAACGCACCCGTGCGCTCCCCATACAGGTGCCCTACGATGCCACCATCGAGGTAATCCACCATCATCTGGATGCACTTCCCATCGTCGTGTCCACGCAGGAAAAGGCCAGAGTCGATCCCCCAGTCTGGTTTTATTTCAAGATGTAACTCAAAATCACCAAAGTGCTGATCAGTCAGCAGAATCCCACCATTCCCTGAGCCTGGCGGATCCTGCTCTCCTACAATCGCGCCGTCTTCGACGTACCAATTCCCTCCCGTTCCGTGCCAGATTTTCTCGGGGTTGATGTGCCAACCGTTTAACGATTGCCCATCAAACAGCGTGATAAAGTCGTCTGGCGCAGACTTTCTGGAGGTTGAGATCGAAGGCACAGCCAGCAAAGGCGCTGCTGCGGTATGTTTGAGAAAAGATCGACGAGATGGCATGGCAAGGGGGCGGTGTTGGTGAATGATTGGAGGAAGGGTTGAATTTAACGCCGATTGATGCGCTTGCATAGCATACAATAGCGTCTCTATCAATACTGAAAAAAACGAATACCTGAAAAACTTAGATCATGTCTTGGTTCATAAATTCGCATGGTACGTAGTTTACCCTTTTTAGGCCGTTACATCAACTTTTGCGGTCTTATCACAATAATTGCCACCACGCCTAAGAGGCAACACAAAGCGTCAGGGGTGTTAATCATCTGCATCGTAATAATCTGTCGCAAAAAACAGCAACTTTGCCAAATAGGCCGGGTCTTTTACTTGAAGGATCACGAATTTCGTGTTTACGGCGTCAAATCAATTGACCTTGCCAGTAAACTTTCGTTATCTTCTCGATCTCACCTTTGAAGTGCATTGGAGAAGTATTAGGTAAAACCATGGCATTACGTAAATCTGAAAACGCCGACTTGCGCAGCAAATACCCGCTTTTTGTGCAACTTGGGCTCATTATTGCACTGGTTGTTCTGATTGGCGCTTTCCGCGTCAATTTCACTCCAGAATCTGATTTCCAGATTGTTGAAGTTCAACAGGAAATTGTACAGATGGAGGAGATCCAGCAAACCAAGCAAATTGAAAAACCACCTCCACCACCAAAGCCACCAGTGCCCATTGAAGTGCCTGATGACGAGGTGCTTGAAGACGAAGACCTTGACCTTGACGTTTCCCTTGAGCTCGACGAGGAGATTGTAAATCTTCCACCGCCGCCAGCTGAGGAAGAAGAAGAGGAAGAGCCAGAGATCTTCATGATCGTGGAAGACATGCCGGAATTGATCGGCGGCCTTGGCTCAATCCAGAAGAAAATCAAGTATCCTGAAATTGCCAAGAAAGCGGGCGTTGAAGGACGTGTATTTGTACAGTTTGTTGTTAATGTAGACGGTAGCGTTGAAGACCCCGTAGTTGTACGCGGTATCGGCGCCGGCTGTGACGAAGAAGCTGTACGTGCCGTAGCACAGGCTAAATTCAAGCCTGGTCGCCAGCGCGGCAAAGCGGTACCTGTAAAGATGTCGCTGCCAATCACGTTCAAGCTGAAGTAATCAGCTAGACGGAAAGTTTATTGAAAAAGCCCTGTTGCCGTGCAGCAGGGCTTTTTTCGTTTTTGACGTAGATTAGCAAAGGCAGTTTTCTACTTGATCGCCAGCCATAGGTAGCCCTGCAGGTTACATACCCAACCATTTAGCTTTTGTGCAGCGTCCGCACGCTACCATCCGCTTCGGCCACAAGCACACGGGCGGTCATGTTGATAAACAGGCCATGATCCAGCACGCCTGTTAATCCCTTGATTGCCGCATCCAGCACTGCCGGCGCTTCGATGCCGGCAAACTGCGCGTCCACAACCCAGAATCCCTGGTCGGTAACCACGGGGCCATCTTTATGCTTGCCCATCCGGATGGCCGGTACAGCGCCCAGCGCCTCCAGCGATCGCATTACAGGTGTTACAGCCATCGGCAACACTTCCACCGGCACAGGTTTACGCGTACCGAGTTGGTCCACAAGCTTCGACGCATCCACCAGCGCCACAAACATATCAGCCAGCGCCGCGACCACTTTCTCACGTGTATGTGCAGCACCACGGCCCTTGATCAGGTTTAATGCTCCGTCCACTTCATCTGCACCATCCAGCGCAATGTCCAGGCGATCAACAACATCCAGGGATACAATGGGAATACCCATTTCGCGGCCCAACCGCTCAGCAGCAAAGGATGTCGGCGTACCTACAATTTTTAATCCCTCCTCTTTCACGCGCCGGCCTAACTCCTGTATTGCAAACGCTGTTGTTGACCCCGTACCCAGCCCCACGCGCATACCGTTATCAACGAGTTGTGCTGCGTGAATCCCAACTGCTTTTTTGGCAGCCTGCTGCTTGTTTGCATCCATAACGCCAGACAATGTATGAGTAATCATTCCTGAAACTGCTTTGATGAGAATTAGCTCCAGGAAGAAGTATCGGCAAGAGAATACGCAGACCAAGTCCCACAGCTTTACTCAGCCCTGTTGAATGTATAGGTGTGGCGAACAAACGGTGCTGAGGCCCCATCCAGCAATATATAGCGAGTTATCGACAGGCTGTCCCCTTGCCGTTGAATGACGTGGTCTATCTGCGCATCCCGGTCATTGTCCTGCCCCCTCCTGGTAATTTTGACCTCAAATGTGTTCTTATCTGCGTCCATCTTGTGGCTCATAAGCTTATGTGAAGCCCCGTTAAACATCACCCGATCACCGCCGGCAATTCTTATTGCACCTTCTCCATCAACTTCTTCTCCTCCAGGTTCCGTATAGACAAACCGGTAGACGATATGATCTTCCTCCTGGCTATACACCGCACGCGTAGGCAAAGTCACACGTGTTTTGTCATCACCGTAATTCAAATATTCGAGGGCTCCTTCCCATGTACCCGTCAGAAATGCCAAATCTTCGACCGACAGCTGATCGGACGTGGCTACATCCATGGTGGTGCGTTTTGCATTACAGCCAAACACAAAGAGCAAAAGCAAAACGTAAACTGCGCTAAAATCCTTCATAACAAACCCTCTATGGGAAATGGTTGAACATGTCTCCATATTACGAGGATATTGTTCGCTGAAGGGTCAAATCATGGAATGAGAAGTGTCAAAACACACTTTGAGGACGTTAACCTGGTCCTTTCCCGGCAAGTGCAAAAAATTGAATAAGGTATATCTATTCGCTGTTGAAGCCTCAAACGACTTGCCGTATCAAAAGGGTGGACAAGCGGCAGTGTAGAGAATCCGATACGCCTACTCGTACCGCAACGACTCAATCGGATCGAGGCCGGCAGCTTTGAAGGCAGGGAAGCCACCAAAGACAAGGGAGATGATGGTCACCATGGCAACGCCGTAAAACGCCCAGTCCCAGGGGAAAACGGGGGTTATATCAAAGTAGATGGCCACATAGTTACCCACAGCAGCACCAAGCAAAATGCCCAGAAAACCGCCAATCTGGCACAGGAAAAATGCTTCTAGCAGGAATTGCCGCATAATGTCGCGGCGTTTGGCGCCAATAGATTTGCGCACACCAATTTCGCGGGTACGTTCCGTAACGGAAACCAGCATAATGTTCATGATCCCGATGCCGGCTGCAAGCAGTGCAATCGCACCGATAAAAGCACCACCCATGGTCAGGGTGCCGGTGAACGCGTCAAATACACCCTGAAACGTATCGTTGGTTTCGATTTCGAAGTTGTTCTCTTCGCCGGCCTGCACTTTGCGAATCACGCGCATTCGACCAATCGTTTCCTCCTGTGCTGCCGTCAACAATTCCGGACTCGCCACCCGCATGCTAATGCTCGCCATATTACGCTCGGGAATCCCATACAGGGAAAAACCGCGCGTAATCGGCGCCAAAATGCGGTTGTCCTGGCTAAAGCCGAGAAAACTGCCTTTTTCTTTGAGCACGCCGATCACTTCGAACCGGTGGCCGTCCATCCGAATGGTTTTGCCAAGGGGTGATTCGTTCGGGAAAAGCTCTTCTGCCGGCTCTGCTCCGATGACGGCAACCGGGCGCGCATACTGGACATCCTGCTCGGTCAGGAAGCGCCCCTGCGAAAGCTCGTAGCTGAAATTGCCCAAAAAGTTTTCGTCGGTCCCAAGCAAAACCAGGTTGGGCTCTGTGTCTTCAGTCCCATACCGCACGGCACCCAGGTGAAAATCCTCCACGATGCTGACAATCACGGGGGTCTGCATGCTACGTTTGAGGCGTGTTACCTGCTCGTACGTAATGCTGGGGCGATTTCGGTCACTCCGGTTACGGCCACCGTCCTGAATCTGGGGATACCGCGTAACAGAGTAGGTAGAGGAGCCAAGGAATTGCATCGACTCCTTGAAATACACGTCAATCACTTCCACCGCTGTAACGGATACAATGATGGCAAAAACCCCGATAACCATACCAAGCAGGGTAAGCGCAGAACGCATCATGTTGGCGCGCAGCGCAGACATTGCCATCCGAAAAGCTTCAAAAAATCCCATATCGCGTGTTGGTTCGGGGTCGTGTTTTAATTGCTATCAGAAGCCTGCTGTTATTCGTACCGCAGCGCTTCGATGGGCTCGGCTTTTGCCGCCGTCCAGGCCGGCGCAAGGCCGAAAACCAGGCCAATAAGAATACAAATAATAAACGCCGTGGCGACCGTAGAGGCCGGCAATACAGCCGTCAGGAAGGCATTGATCAATGCAGTTATAAGGATCGAGATGCCAATACCAATGAGTCCGCCCAGCACACACACGACGATGGCTTCGATGATAAATTGCATAAGAATGGTTCGGCGCTTGGCACCAATGGCCTTGCGGATACCAATCTCTCGCGTGCGTTCCTTTACTGATACAAACATGATGTTCATCACTCCGATTCCACCAACCAACAAGGAAAGCGCCGTCAGGAAAATACCGATGGAGTAGATGGTCAGTTTGATAGGCGCCAACTGCTCGCGCAGAGAACGCTGCTCGTTGATCTCAAAATTGTCTTTGTCCGCTGCATCCAATCGGCGCGCCGTACGCACAATACCAGTTAACTCATCTTTTGCGTCATCCATCACCCCCGAATCTACAATACGGACCCGGATAGAAGAACTGCGCTTCGATATACCAAAATTGTTTTTAAACGCCGTGATGGGTACCTGTATTTCCAAATCCCCGGACCCTTGTCCCTCTGCGTTCGACCCTTCTTTAGCAAGCACACCGATTACCTGAAACCGAATACCGGAAACTCGTATTTGCTTTCCAATCGGCTCTTCAAGAGGAAAAAGCTGTTCCGCCACAGCAGCACCAATCACACACACATTGCGCCCACTCCGGTCTTCGATGTCGCTGTAAAAACGGCCTGACTCAATTTCTACGGAAAAGACCCTCGGATAATCTCCAGACGACCCCTGAACGCGAACACCCGACAAAGTCTTGTCGCCAAACCGGACCGAGCGCCCAGTGTTAACAACGGGTACCGCTGCCACGGCAAAACGAGACTTTTCAGAGATCACCTCAGCCAGATCCGGCTTAATGTCGGGACGGTTGATGTATTCCCACCATTTAAAACCAGGGCCACGGGTCCACGGCCACTTTTCGATATAGAGCACATCCGTCCCGAGTTCGGACATCTGCTCTTCGAAGTTTTGCTCTACCCCGTTGATGATCGTCGCCATTGCGGTGACGGAGGTAATACCAATGATAATACCCAACGTGGTGAGTATCGATCGTAGTTTGTTGGCACGAATGGCACGGAGCGCAATTCGCAAGCCTTCCCAAAGTTCTAGAAGAATGTACACAGGGTGCGTGGTTCTGGTAGATTAAAGCTAACCGAGACTAACACTAGGTGGTCCTAAAACGTACGCATGGCCGGGCAACTGGTTGCGCCTGCGGGATACAACCGGCGGGTTAAGTGCTAGATCGCCTTCTCAAACTGTAGGCGGTAGTCCTGAAAGACTGTGTTAAAATCGGCTTTGGACACATGAAATCCTTCCTCTAACCCCATGATGGTCATACCAGGGTGTTTGTTGGGGAAGGTATCAAACGTAAACCGCGCAAAACCCATTTGTTTGACCCGGGCAATCATATCGTACAACATGACACGTGCAATGCCTTGCCGGCGGTAAGAGGACAACACCCCGCCCTTGGCGCTGTAAAACGTCTCCATGTCCTGGCGATAGCCGATTTTAAACCCAATGGGCTCATCTTTCAAGTACGCCAGTAGCATGAGCAAGTCTTCCCGATCGAACGTATTAATGACCCGTTCTTCCTCGAAAATTGTGACATTGAGTTTCCGGATTATATCCAGGTGCTCAAAGCCTACTTGTTGAATGCGGATGGCGTCTTGCATGGGAATCAAGCCAGCGGGCAACTTACCGGTTAACATGCTTTGTAGTAAAATACATTAATGTCTTAAAAGGGCAACACAGGGAGCTCCGGATCTTCTGCATCACTATCACTTTCGCCGGCGTCTTCAATAAGGGGTGGTGTGTCGGTTGCCTGAACAGCAGAATCTTCGATGAGTGACCAGGGCTCAAGCAGGCTTTCGGGAATGCCATCGACAAACCGGCTGGGGTTCGACAAAAACTCTCCCTGATGCCGGCGGTACTGCAATACCGGATAGGTGATAAACAGGTTGTCCTCAGCGCGGGTAATCGCAACATACAGAAGCCGTAGTTCTTCGTCGATGCCAGCGTCTTCCTTCAGCGCATAACCCGACGGCAAGATCCCATCCAGTGCATGGATCAGGAAAACAGTGTGGAATTCAAGCCCTTTGGCGGAATGGATGGTAGACAGCACAAGGGGGGCCTCATCGTCGTCTACCGGGTTTGTGTCGAGCGCTGACAGCTCGATCGGGTCCAGCGCCAACGAAGACAGGAATTCGGTGCGGTTTTGCACATTTTCTGCCAGTGCCACAAAGTGATCCAGGTCCTGCAGCCGCTTGGGATAATCTTCGAAGTACTTCTTTTTCAACAGCGGCTCGTAGTACGTAACAAGCGCCTCCAACTGCACATTGAGGCTTTTCTGCGGATTCACCAGCGGCCGCATCACTTTAAACAGTGCTTTCAGCGCTTCTACATACCGAGGCGAAAAAGGCCGGTTTTCCAATTCAAATGGATCACCAGAGGCATCTGTAATCCACCCAATGAGTTCTTGGGCAGTTTTAGGGCCTACGCCGGGCAGCAGCTGCAAAACGCGATTCCAGGCTACTGCGTCTTGCGGATTTTCCAACACACGCAGGTGCGAAATCACGTCTTTGATGTGTGCCGCTTCGCTCAGCTTCATCCCTCCGTATTTGACGTAAGGAATATCCCGCTGCCCGAGCTCTACTTCGAGGTCAAAAGAATTTGCGCTGCTTCGAAAAAGCACAGCCATGTTGTTGAGCGGGATACCCTGCTCGCGTAGCTGCAAAACCATTTGGGATACAAACCTGCTTTCGAACCGGTCATCGGGTGCGGCCACGAGGCCCGGCAGTTCATCCCCTTCACGGCGGCTAAAAAGCGACTTGTCGTATTTCTGCCGCGCCTCTTCCATGATATGGTTGGCGAGGTTCAGGATAGGCTGCGTGGAGCGGTAATTCTGCTCAAGTTTGAGCACCTGGGTGCCAGTAAACTGCTCAGGAAAAGCAAAGATATTCCGAAAATCAGCGCCCCGAAATCGGTAAATACTCTGGGCGTCATCACCAACAACCATGACATTGTTGTGGACGCTCGCCAGGCATTCGACGAGTTGGGCCTGCAGCTTGTTGGTGTCCTGGTATTCATCGACGAGCACATGCCGGCAAACCGTACCCACCTGCACACGCACTTTATCGCTTGTTTGCAGGAGCTCCAGCGTGTAGCGCAACAGGTCATCGTAGTTCATGAGACCATGGGTACGCTTGTAGGCCTCATATTCAGATTGGAGGGTCGTCATAACGTCCAGATGCCCCATAAACTGCGGATACTGGTATGCCAGCACCTCTTCGATGGGCATCTCACGGTTTACGGTGGCAGAGAAAATGGACTGCAGGGTACGCTTTCGCGGGAATCGCTGCTGTGATTTATGCAGGCCGCGGGCTGTGCGCAACACATCAATTACATCAGCATCATCAGCGGCATCCATGATGCTGAATTTTTTGGAAAAGCCAATTGCCGGCGCGTGTTCGCGGAGGATGTTCAAGCAAAAGGAATGAAACGTTCCCCCTCTTACCCGGTTACAACGACCATCGAGCACCGTACTTGCTCGAGCCAGCATTTCGCGTGACGCCCGACGCGTGAAAGTAAGGAGCACAATTTGTTCAGGAGGTGTGCCTGTTTCTACCAGGTAAGCAACCCGGTAAACCAGCGTACGCGTTTTTCCAGTGCCAGCGCCAGCGATTACGAGAACAGGTCCACCAGGAGCCTGTACCGCCGCCAGCTGCTGCGTATTCAACTCGGCAGCATAATCAATTGTCAGCCGTGATTGGGCCGGCGTATTGTCGGTCTTGAGTACAAAGCGACGCGCCATTTGGGACCGTACCTTTGGTTATTCAGGCTATACTTGGCTGTTTAGGCCATGCACCTGCACTCCCGTGCTCCACTTCTTTGTGCATGCCTGATTCAGCAAGATCAAGAATACACGGCTAACATCAAAACTTTGATCCACCAGAATTTCTTCATTTGGAATACTGGTATGCCGCAACAATTCTTCATACCTTCTGAAGCATGGCTTCGGGCTTTATTGTTGCAGATCCACGTGAAAAGCTGTCATCACGCTTCATGCCCCCGAAACTGAGTACCTAACCGTTTTTAGGCAGTGCCTGTTTTAAGGCGCTGTAGCACAGTACCAAGCGATACATGTACCATGGGTAAAGTCATTGCGGTTGCTAACCAAAAAGGTGGAGTAGGGAAAACAACTACAGCGATCAATCTAGCCTCGTCTTTGGCCGCAACAGAACACCCAACGTTGCTCATCGACATTGATCCACAGGCGAACTGTTCTTCCGGCGTTGGCATCGACCCCCGCACAGCCAGTGCTTCAACGTACGAGTTGCTCATCGGTGAAGTCACCACAGAAGAAGGTGCACGCCCTACTGATATGCCGTTTCTTGATATCATCCCCAGCCACATAAACCTGGTGGGCGCTGAAATCGAGATGATTGACGTCATTGAACGGGAAAGCATCCTGAAAAAAGCAGTAGCCAGCGCACGCAAGAAGTATGACTTTATTGTCATCGATTGCCCCCCATCACTCGGCTTGCTTACGCTAAACTCCCTGACCGCCGCAGACTCGGTACTCATCCCTGTACAGGCTGAGTATTTTGCGCTAGAAGGGCTTGGGCAACTGCTAAACACCATCAAAATTGTCCGGCAACATTTGAATCCGGAACTGGAAATTGAAGGGGTGTTGCTGACCATGTTTGACGCCCGGTTGCGGCTATCAAACCAGGTTGCTGAAGAGGTAAGGCGCTATTTTGGCGAAAAGGTATTTAATACCATCGTTCAGCGCAATGTCCGTATTTCGGAGGCACCAAGTTTCGGGAAGCCGGTATTACTTTATGATGCCGCCAGTATGGGTGCAAAAAATTACATATCACTGGCGCGTGAAATTCTGCACAGCAACAAAGCATACTTGAAAGAGAATGCAGCAGAGCTCGAAGAAGGCGCATCCCCTTCGCAGGCCAACGGGTTTGCACTCTAGCGACAGTGCTATAGTAAAAGCTACAATGCGCTAGCCCAGCTTTACGTTAAGCGGCATGCCCAAACAGTAACATCTCCAATATTATTAGCATCATCCATGGCAAAGAAAGTTGCATTGGGCAAAGGCTTAAAGGCCCTCATCCCAACCATTGACTCAGACGAAGAAGGCCTCGAAGGAGATGACAAAGGCGGGAAGCTGTACAAGTTTCAGGATGGCCGAAAAAGCCGGCTGCAGGGTAAAGTAGCCGAAATTCAGGTTGCCAATGTGCGCCCCAATCCGTATCAGCCCCGACAGGTCTTTGAAGAAGAAGCGCTGGAAGAATTAGCGGCCTCCATCCAACAGCTTGGTATTATCCAGCCGATCACCGTGCGCACCCTGGGTGACGGGCAATTTGAACTAATCTCGGGTGAACGCCGGCTCCGCGCGTCGCGTCGCGCCGGCCTTGAAAAAATCCCTGCCTACGTCCGTGAGGCCGATACGGAAGAAATGCTCGAAATGGCCATCGTCGAGAATGTCCAGCGCGAGCAGCTCAACCCCATTGAGGTTGCTATTGGCTACCAGCGCCTGATTGAAGAGTGCGACCTCACACAGGAGAAAATTGCAAAGAAAGTTGGCAAGAAGCGCGCAACTGTTGCTAACTTCCTCCGCCTCCTCAAGCTGCCGGCCCCTGTTCAGGCAGCCCTCCGCGATGAGTCCATTTCCATGGGCCACGCCCGCGCCCTAATTCCGGTTGATGACAAAAAAGTACAGCTGGATATTCTGACTGAGATCGAAGTATCCGGACTCTCAGTGCGCGACGTCGAACGACGTGTACGCGCCTGGCAAGATGGCGACACGCCAGATAAACAAGGCCCCACCCTCGTTGAAAACCTCGAAACCGCTGACGCAGACCGGGACCAGTTACAGATTCGTGCTTTTGCAGATCACCTCAGGGCACAACTCAGCACCCAGGTACAAATCAAACACAAAAAAGGCGGTGAAGGCGGCAAAATTGAAATCGCCTACTACTCAAATGACGACCTCGAACGGCTCATGGAACTGCTCGGACAGCAGTAAGGGGTGAAGCCGCTGATTAGGTAACCTGCGATAGCGATGGGTATTATTAGGGCCGTGAGGAGTGAGGAGTGAGGAGTGAGGAGTGAGGAGTGAGGAGTGAATGCTTGTGTTTGGGGGGTGTTTCAACCATTTACTGCGCCTAAATACGGGCATATGGCGGCACAAAACTACGGATAAGCGTATATACCCAACCCTTAACGCTTCAGTACGCGATAGTAAAGAACGCAAATTATCTACATGCCTGCTGTCAGATCGACCGTTTTGCGCCTTGTTTGCGCGCTGTGCTTTTTGAGCATCCATCCGGCTATTGCTCGTGCGCA
This window contains:
- a CDS encoding ParB/RepB/Spo0J family partition protein; the encoded protein is MAKKVALGKGLKALIPTIDSDEEGLEGDDKGGKLYKFQDGRKSRLQGKVAEIQVANVRPNPYQPRQVFEEEALEELAASIQQLGIIQPITVRTLGDGQFELISGERRLRASRRAGLEKIPAYVREADTEEMLEMAIVENVQREQLNPIEVAIGYQRLIEECDLTQEKIAKKVGKKRATVANFLRLLKLPAPVQAALRDESISMGHARALIPVDDKKVQLDILTEIEVSGLSVRDVERRVRAWQDGDTPDKQGPTLVENLETADADRDQLQIRAFADHLRAQLSTQVQIKHKKGGEGGKIEIAYYSNDDLERLMELLGQQ
- a CDS encoding energy transducer TonB, which codes for MALRKSENADLRSKYPLFVQLGLIIALVVLIGAFRVNFTPESDFQIVEVQQEIVQMEEIQQTKQIEKPPPPPKPPVPIEVPDDEVLEDEDLDLDVSLELDEEIVNLPPPPAEEEEEEEPEIFMIVEDMPELIGGLGSIQKKIKYPEIAKKAGVEGRVFVQFVVNVDGSVEDPVVVRGIGAGCDEEAVRAVAQAKFKPGRQRGKAVPVKMSLPITFKLK
- a CDS encoding ABC transporter permease, translating into MYILLELWEGLRIALRAIRANKLRSILTTLGIIIGITSVTAMATIINGVEQNFEEQMSELGTDVLYIEKWPWTRGPGFKWWEYINRPDIKPDLAEVISEKSRFAVAAVPVVNTGRSVRFGDKTLSGVRVQGSSGDYPRVFSVEIESGRFYSDIEDRSGRNVCVIGAAVAEQLFPLEEPIGKQIRVSGIRFQVIGVLAKEGSNAEGQGSGDLEIQVPITAFKNNFGISKRSSSIRVRIVDSGVMDDAKDELTGIVRTARRLDAADKDNFEINEQRSLREQLAPIKLTIYSIGIFLTALSLLVGGIGVMNIMFVSVKERTREIGIRKAIGAKRRTILMQFIIEAIVVCVLGGLIGIGISILITALINAFLTAVLPASTVATAFIICILIGLVFGLAPAWTAAKAEPIEALRYE
- a CDS encoding GNAT family N-acetyltransferase, whose translation is MLTGKLPAGLIPMQDAIRIQQVGFEHLDIIRKLNVTIFEEERVINTFDREDLLMLLAYLKDEPIGFKIGYRQDMETFYSAKGGVLSSYRRQGIARVMLYDMIARVKQMGFARFTFDTFPNKHPGMTIMGLEEGFHVSKADFNTVFQDYRLQFEKAI
- a CDS encoding ATP-dependent helicase, which encodes MARRFVLKTDNTPAQSRLTIDYAAELNTQQLAAVQAPGGPVLVIAGAGTGKTRTLVYRVAYLVETGTPPEQIVLLTFTRRASREMLARASTVLDGRCNRVRGGTFHSFCLNILREHAPAIGFSKKFSIMDAADDADVIDVLRTARGLHKSQQRFPRKRTLQSIFSATVNREMPIEEVLAYQYPQFMGHLDVMTTLQSEYEAYKRTHGLMNYDDLLRYTLELLQTSDKVRVQVGTVCRHVLVDEYQDTNKLQAQLVECLASVHNNVMVVGDDAQSIYRFRGADFRNIFAFPEQFTGTQVLKLEQNYRSTQPILNLANHIMEEARQKYDKSLFSRREGDELPGLVAAPDDRFESRFVSQMVLQLREQGIPLNNMAVLFRSSANSFDLEVELGQRDIPYVKYGGMKLSEAAHIKDVISHLRVLENPQDAVAWNRVLQLLPGVGPKTAQELIGWITDASGDPFELENRPFSPRYVEALKALFKVMRPLVNPQKSLNVQLEALVTYYEPLLKKKYFEDYPKRLQDLDHFVALAENVQNRTEFLSSLALDPIELSALDTNPVDDDEAPLVLSTIHSAKGLEFHTVFLIHALDGILPSGYALKEDAGIDEELRLLYVAITRAEDNLFITYPVLQYRRHQGEFLSNPSRFVDGIPESLLEPWSLIEDSAVQATDTPPLIEDAGESDSDAEDPELPVLPF
- a CDS encoding AAA family ATPase; amino-acid sequence: MGKVIAVANQKGGVGKTTTAINLASSLAATEHPTLLIDIDPQANCSSGVGIDPRTASASTYELLIGEVTTEEGARPTDMPFLDIIPSHINLVGAEIEMIDVIERESILKKAVASARKKYDFIVIDCPPSLGLLTLNSLTAADSVLIPVQAEYFALEGLGQLLNTIKIVRQHLNPELEIEGVLLTMFDARLRLSNQVAEEVRRYFGEKVFNTIVQRNVRISEAPSFGKPVLLYDAASMGAKNYISLAREILHSNKAYLKENAAELEEGASPSQANGFAL
- a CDS encoding ABC transporter permease, translated to MGFFEAFRMAMSALRANMMRSALTLLGMVIGVFAIIVSVTAVEVIDVYFKESMQFLGSSTYSVTRYPQIQDGGRNRSDRNRPSITYEQVTRLKRSMQTPVIVSIVEDFHLGAVRYGTEDTEPNLVLLGTDENFLGNFSYELSQGRFLTEQDVQYARPVAVIGAEPAEELFPNESPLGKTIRMDGHRFEVIGVLKEKGSFLGFSQDNRILAPITRGFSLYGIPERNMASISMRVASPELLTAAQEETIGRMRVIRKVQAGEENNFEIETNDTFQGVFDAFTGTLTMGGAFIGAIALLAAGIGIMNIMLVSVTERTREIGVRKSIGAKRRDIMRQFLLEAFFLCQIGGFLGILLGAAVGNYVAIYFDITPVFPWDWAFYGVAMVTIISLVFGGFPAFKAAGLDPIESLRYE
- a CDS encoding DUF1080 domain-containing protein, which gives rise to MPSRRSFLKHTAAAPLLAVPSISTSRKSAPDDFITLFDGQSLNGWHINPEKIWHGTGGNWYVEDGAIVGEQDPPGSGNGGILLTDQHFGDFELHLEIKPDWGIDSGLFLRGHDDGKCIQMMVDYLDGGIVGHLYGERTGAFNTRSFSLRSKKDAAGKLVGFDSVAHDAYAEAPISHACTADEWINAWKIDDWNRVRVVCVGDYPIIKTWINDTLIADFNGSTFAHPKYDRENVRQLLGRSGSIAVQIHGGSNRWATGAKCRWRNIKIRPM
- the rpiA gene encoding ribose-5-phosphate isomerase RpiA, which produces MITHTLSGVMDANKQQAAKKAVGIHAAQLVDNGMRVGLGTGSTTAFAIQELGRRVKEEGLKIVGTPTSFAAERLGREMGIPIVSLDVVDRLDIALDGADEVDGALNLIKGRGAAHTREKVVAALADMFVALVDASKLVDQLGTRKPVPVEVLPMAVTPVMRSLEALGAVPAIRMGKHKDGPVVTDQGFWVVDAQFAGIEAPAVLDAAIKGLTGVLDHGLFINMTARVLVAEADGSVRTLHKS